GTTTACTGAGGAACTGGTTGATTCTACAGTTGAGAACTCACCACATATTGTTATCACTTCTTTAGATGATCAGGAAGATTATGTCCATTTTTACAGTTATCATTCGCAGCAAATAGCTGCAATGGATGGTGTGGAAGCAGTTTCTCCCGTATTTGTAGGGCAGGCAGCAATAAGTCACAAGGACAATGCCGAAGGCATCAATCTCAATGGTATAGACCCAGTTGCTGAGGATGCTGTCATGCATATTTCTGATGACATTGTATCAGGCGACCTATTCTCTCTCAGTAGGAGCAACAACGGAATTATAATCGGTGACAAGCTTGCCGATGATCTGGAAGTTGTCATGGGTGATAAAGTTGATATCGTAATGCCCGGTTTTGGAAGTAGGTCATTCAAGGTCATGGGTATATTTGACACTGGAACATCCAGTGACGAAAGTATTGCATACGTCCGTTTTGATTCAGCACTTGATTTCTTCCGGGAGAATGGAGTTGCAAGTAAGATCAACGTGAGAGTAACTGATCCGTTCCAGGCTGATGTGGTTGCTGCTTCTATTGAAGGTCAGAATACCGGGCTTGACGCTGTAAGCTGGATAGAGGCCAACAGTGAGATCCTTGGTCTGCTCAACACCCAGACAGTTATTGTCTGGCTCTACTATGGTCTTATCTACATGATAGCAGGTTTTGGGATAGCTAACACACTTTTCACGGTTGTTATGGATAAGAAGAGGGAAATTGGAATGCTCATGGCAATGGGCGCGTCTAAGAGAAATATTACAACTATCTTCCTTCTGGAGTCACTTATACTCGGTACAATGGGTGTGCTTTTGGGTTGTCTGCTTGGTTATATAGGTTCTATGGCACTGGCATCATATCAGATAGACCTGCCGCAGGAGATGTATTTCGGACTGACGACTCTTCCGCTTAAGACCGATCCTATGAACTATGCCTACGCAATAGTTTTCTCATTCTTCATCAACATAGTTGCAGGTGTTTATCCTGCAAGAAAGGCGGCTGCCCTTGATCCGGTTGAAGCCATCGAAAGCGAATGATCATTTTTCGAACAAATTATTATCTACTTCGGGAATATATTCTCTCTTTCTAATTTAACGGCAAGAGTTTGTTCGTATTTCTACGAAAGGTTTATATTCTTGTGTGTCGTTAGTATGTTTGCGAACGGGTCTATTACTTAGTACCTCTCCAACCACTCCAATGTCACCATACCTGTGCATTCAACCCCCTTTGCCCGTTCGCACTCCTATGTTTTTAACCACCTATCTTTTTAATTGTTAAGCGTATCAATTAGCTTACATGAAAGTTGTTATCGAGACGCCAAAATACAGTTTTTTCAAATACAACAAAAAAGGTTCTCGTTTTGTCAAAGAGTTCCTGTCTCCGATACCAACAATATTCAATTACGGTTTCATCGAAGGAAGCCTTGCAGATGACGGCATGGAAAAAGATGTTGTTGT
The sequence above is a segment of the uncultured Methanolobus sp. genome. Coding sequences within it:
- a CDS encoding ABC transporter permease, whose protein sequence is MFELRIALRHISARKRLTFFAVFAVALAIAVIVVLMSMMSGFTEELVDSTVENSPHIVITSLDDQEDYVHFYSYHSQQIAAMDGVEAVSPVFVGQAAISHKDNAEGINLNGIDPVAEDAVMHISDDIVSGDLFSLSRSNNGIIIGDKLADDLEVVMGDKVDIVMPGFGSRSFKVMGIFDTGTSSDESIAYVRFDSALDFFRENGVASKINVRVTDPFQADVVAASIEGQNTGLDAVSWIEANSEILGLLNTQTVIVWLYYGLIYMIAGFGIANTLFTVVMDKKREIGMLMAMGASKRNITTIFLLESLILGTMGVLLGCLLGYIGSMALASYQIDLPQEMYFGLTTLPLKTDPMNYAYAIVFSFFINIVAGVYPARKAAALDPVEAIESE